Genomic segment of Nyctibius grandis isolate bNycGra1 chromosome 25, bNycGra1.pri, whole genome shotgun sequence:
AGTCCCTCGCCGTCTCCTTTGCTAATTCCCAGTTGCATCCTTGGAGGCTGCAGGTACCAGGGAGCATATTACCTTCCCAAGGGGcatggtggattttttttccaggactgATGTCGTGTGAAGGCAATGAGATCTAGAAAAGCTGCTAATCAGGACCTGAGCcctggattttttattttttggctgGGTGTGCAGTGCAGCGTGGTGACCAGCACTCCCACCTCCAGTGACAGCCCAGTGCCCACGGCTGGTGAGAGGCCAAAATCTGGATTTATCAGACAAGTTATAGTCTTTACATGTGTTTAAGGAACCATGAGAGTTTTAAGGGGTGGCTGAGCCCCACTGAAAATACAGTTATAAAtcagaatgactttttttatgCGTTTTATTGGGAAATAAACTCTGGACCATTTGGAAGTGAGAAGTTTTGCTGAGGTCGGATTTGATTTACCCTCCAGCTCAAGGATGGTCTTTACTACAATAAATACACACGCGGAAGTTATTTGTTTCCTTATAGTAAGATctacccccacacacacacaccccatgGTTTCGTTGTGCAAATATTTGATGGTGCAAATTTCCTGGTAGCCAAGGAACACCAACACGACGCAGCAGGGCGTTGGGAAGGGACAAATTTCCATTTGTGAGGCAGGTTTAGATTTCAGCGAAGGGTTTAGTTTTTAGCTAAACTCAGCTCTTTGAGGTGTTCTTTGTGTTTCCAGGCCCTCCGTCTCACCACTTGTTTTCCTCCCATTTATTTCTCAACCTCAGTTTCAGGTGTAGGGTTTTTGGGGGGTAAAGCCTCCCATGTGCCTGCAGCACCTTAAATTATTCTGATTTATTCCGGGACACACATTAAAACGGCAGCAGGCTCCTAGGATATTCATGAACCAATTTAATGGAGGAGCTGCCTAACTAGAGAAAAGAAACGCCTGCAGCTTAGCTTTTGCCTCTGGAAAATGTGAATCTCcccacctgaaaaaaaaccacgcAGGGTTTGGGCATCCAACCCCACGGCCGATAAAATCAGCGGCGAGAGGATGCCTGTGGGATGCTTCCAGCAGTGCCCACCTCTCCGAGCGGTGAGAAAGGAATGAATTAACggataattatttttacaagaagTCACAACATTGCAGGGCAGGGTGAGGGAATAGATTTGattttaataaatcaaaataataataaaaaaaaagacaggggGTTGCCAGACAGCGTTTCTAACTGTGAAGTCATTTACGAAACACGgtgaatatatttaaaacattaaaattcagcttttttacTACAAATTCCCTGCGGCAGGTGTATTTGCTCTCGGTGATGTAAGTACCTGCGCTGCTCCATAAAAATGAGTTAAACCCAGGGCTGTCGCACAGAAGGCTCTGTCAGGGCTTCTCTTACAAATAGCGATAATAACGCTTACCCCTCTCCCAAGGGCGTTGTGGGGGTTAATTATTTAACATTTGTAAAGCACTTGCAGGGCTGGAGATGAAAGTGGAAAGTATTATTAAGAATAAACTATGTTTTATAGGAGGCCTGGTCAGAAAATTGCATTCAAGAGTTGAAATATGGGTTATGAGCGGAGATCCCCGGAGGGGCATCCATCACGACCTGGGAAGCACGGAAAATGAAGTGATTCGAAGAAATTAATCTGTTCTGGGGTGTTTTGTGGCTGGGGCTACACCGAGGGGTGTGgggatggggttgggggggtaATGCCCCAAGCAGCCCCCCACAGGGTGGGTGACGGGGGAGGCCAATAGAAAGAAATCTAATCATTGCGATgaaatgtgagaaaataaagaaatgggGGGGAAAGCTTTGAGACAGGCAGTTTTTCAAGTCGCAGGTGAGTTTTAGGGGAGAAAACTGCAAATTAAAGCACTCAGTGTGCCcaggggtggggtttttttatgtgtCGGGTCATCTATGCCCTCCGGACgggaggctgggagcagccggggctggcagggaggaggcaggtgCCGCAGGCAGGGGAGGAGCACGGCTCACCTGGGCGCAGGTACGGCAGCGGGATCGCCGGGGCAGGTAAAGCTCCGCTGGCCGGGGTCGGTGCGAGGAGGGGCCTTCGTGTTGGGAAGGGgttggggaggaagggggaaagtCACCCCAAGCAGTGGGAATTGCCCCCTAaaactgggagaggaagggacCCCGCCTGCCCGCCCTTTGGGGTGCGTAGGGATGGGGGGGACCCCTAAATTTGGCACCCAAACCAGCCCCatagggagggaggagaggggttGGGGTGGGCGAGGGACGCGATGGGGCAGCCGGGCAGCAACGTTTTCCGAGGAGGAAGTTGGAAAATAAACACACGCTGTATGGGGCCCAAAAGCAGGCGGAGGTGAGAGCGGGGCAGCCCGGGGGTGAGGggtcccccccaaaccccccgaGCCCCTTGGGCTGCCTGCAAGAAGCCCCCACCAGCTCCCCGCTCCGCTCGCAGCCAAGTTAAATGCAAAAGCTCTGCCCAAGAGCTAGAATGAAATCCCTGCTGCGTGCACTGAGCCGGGACAGCTCTCCCTACCCTCTTCTCCCTGCAGAATTGCCCAGAAAAGTCTCTTTTAGCACCCAAAAATGCGCAGATTAGGAGGAAAACCAGAGTCCAGGGGACTGCCCTGCTTGAGGGATGGTACTTCCCTTAGCAGGGACCTGATAAGGAAgagtttcttccttcttcccaccAGCTTGACGTTGAAAAACCAATAACATGTGGCTTTTGCAGCGCAGGGCGCTTGCAGAGGTGTGTGTCGGGCAGCCACAGCTGTCTAATAAACCGAGGGGCGGCCGCGGTACGCAGATGGCTGAGGTTTGTGTGTTTAAGGTGAATAACTGGATATATCTGGGTTATATTACGGTGGAAATGGTTTCTTTAGTAACTTGTCTTGGACATTTTTCCTTAagggaggcagcggggaggaGCACGTAGCCTGTGCCATGTTGTGGGGCAAGCGGTACAATTTTAGGACAAGCAATCATCTCATCtgcagaaaatactgatttttggggcattgctgctggttttgagtCACTGTTTTGGGTCGGTGAGGTAGTAGGGGCTGGTGGAGTCAGGGCTAGTCCATCATGGCATGTCGCGGGGCTTTGGAGGCAGCTTGGTGCACAGACCTTGGCTCGCCCAGTCCCATGGCAACCACCACCTTTAGAAGGGTGGttttagatattaggaagaatttcttctcagcaagggtcattagacattggaaggggctgctcagggaggtggtggagtcaccatctctggaggggtttaagaaaagtctggccatggcacttagtgccatggtctagttgacagggtggtgtcagggcaatggttggactcaatgatcccagagggctcttccaacctgattgattctgtgatctgtgagAGCATGCGGGGTAGGAAATGGCCTGATGGAGGATGCTTTTTTAGCTGCAGCACCTCAGCTGCTGTCAGTCTGTAGGGTTGGGTTCGATGCTCTCCTGCAGTCTCAGATTCAGCACGAGGAGACCCAAACCACCTCGAGAGGGTTGCAAATAGCTTTGTCATTTCCAGATATACACCTCAGTGGCATTCCCAGCTCAGTCTGAgctcagcctctttttttttttttatgcaagcCAAGACATTTCTCTTCTTCACTGAGTCAGCCTTTCCCCGGGGACCATCCCTGTCACCCTCAGACACTCTGAGCCAGGCAGCAGGTCCCACGGCGAGCAGACCAGCTCTGGTGTGTCTGAACTGGCTGATTTGCGGAGGTCGAAGGGCAGAGTTAATTGCAGGGGTGATGGCTGCGACCTGTTTCCAACGGTGAACTTTAGACTGTAATTTCCAAGCTGGGGAAAATGGAAGTGATGCCCTGACTGAGACATTATCGATGCACtaataaaaccttttaaaaaaaaaaaacacctcagtAAAGCAAACAAGATCTTTGGAAAACTCAAAGGTTTGACTGAAAAGAGATTATCTGTGGCTGCCAGGGTAGGGCGAGAGGAGGAGATGAAAGCCTAGTCGGGCTCCTCGTCATCCTCCCTGCTGCTCCGGACGCCTCCCTGGGTGCTTGGGTGCATTAGCTATAAACCAAGAAGAAACCAGCTCCTCTGGGAGGTGATAAGAGCAGATGAAACAGTAAATCATTAAGCCGGCGCAGCGCACGGCATTGTAATGAACAGGAGGCAAAGTGCATTAATTAAAAGGCAGCGGGGCCGCGGGCATGTTATCGAAGGCGCAGGTTAGACGAcgagggaaaggggaaaagtcAGGCTTTGCAGGGATGCCCTGTGATGGTGGTTGTTGCTGCCAACCCCAGCATCAGCTTTATCTTTTCCCCAACGTGGCTGATTGCAGGCAAAGTCCTGCTGCGTTCGGAGCTGCCTGGATACACGAGAGCTGCTTGCTCCAGGGCACTCGCAGCAGAAAACataactgtgttttttcttttaccccATGCTCACCTTTTGCATGTtttcagaggaggaagagaagcaggagaaatACTTTTGCTGGTCACGAGTCCCAGATAAGTCACTCTGCTTCCTGCTAGCAAGCGATCGGGTGGGCAGATGGCAGCAACCCTGAAACAGTCCCCATCACCCTGCCAAGCCCACCCCATCTCAAGTAAGCGCTGTGAGGTGGACGTGCTGGCCAGGCAGGTTGTGCGTGCTCCATTTAAGTGACCTTTGAGCTTCCCCACTTTGATTGATCAGTGTATCCTTTAGGGCATCCCATTTTGACTGCATGTAGGAAACCAGCAGGTCCCAATAAATATCTGCCTTTCAAATGTAACTGCTGGGGCTAGTTCATGGACTTATGTATTGACTCTATATTGCTGTGGTAGGGTTATAATTATGGCATTAATATGGCATGATACGGCTGCAGTACTTCTTGTTGTGATATTCCAGGATGGGTTTAGCTCTGCTTTCAGTCGTTATCCTGATATTACACCGTTGCACGTATGTGATGGGATTCTCTTCACcccaaaaatacagatttctcaGCCATCTCCCTGGCTCCCTTAATCACAGGGATACAGGTGGATGCTCCAATTCCCTGGTTGTCTCTTTCAAAGGACTGAAGAGACTATTGTATTAACCCACTGGACTGTGCTGGCATTGCTGGTAAACGGCgtcttgctttgattttgtgTTTAATTACCCAACTGTCAATAAATCTCTCCTTTTAAGCCATGAAATAAGGCAGAGCCTTGCAGTGCTGCTAACAACAGCCTGCAAAGCCGCGAGCCAGTACGgtagaaaataacatttccatGCACAGCTTTTCCACCCATGGATTAAATCCCTCTCCTAAATTTGTTGGCATGAAACCCACCGTGGTAGCTCACGGGTCTTTGGTGAAGGTGTAAGCTGTAAGGACGTCAGCCGCGTTGGCTGCTGCATGTAGCCGCGTGCACGGGGGTGATGTTTGCATGAGGAGGTGATGTTTGCTTACCTCGAGGTGTTGGATTAGCTGGTTTGGTTAAACCAGTCCACAGCTTTAGTGGCTCTGATCTAACTCGGTGGATTTTCCTGCCCTGGGATTTTTCCGCCTTTGGGAGATGGTATCTGCAAACAGCTGAACTCTGGGGGCAAGGACTTAACGGGGCGAAACAAGGTGTCCCTGGGACAAACCGACCTGAAATCAGGTATTACCACAGCCAAAGCAACCGCTTTCCCCTCTCAAAGGCTTGCAGCAGCAAGCCACATTCAACCTCACACCCAAACTATCCTTTAAAAggcaagaaacagcagaaaaagagcatatttttttggtttatatttcCAGCAAGTGGGGACTGAAGCCCAAAATGCAGCTCGGGGGAAGGTTTTTAAGCATAACCGGGTCATGGGGGTCTGGGATGGGGATGTCAGGTCAAACTACGTGGCCCCTTGTTGTGTGGATGGCTGGCATCGATGCCACGAGAGAGCTGGCTTCTGCCCGGCGTGAAACGCAACTCGGTGTGGAGAGCAGGAGGACATCCTGGGcgccagcagcacagcctttgCTATTAATTAAAGAAATCCTAATTGATCAGCCTGACACAACCGACCTGCGATCGCGCCAAGGCGGTCCCCTGAACATACGCTGGAGCCCACATCAAAGAGCTAATCGTCTCTCCACCTAATTAAGGAAACCAGCAAATGGCAAACAGGAGCCGGCTGGGTTTTAATTGCTGTAATTCTCCTAGGAAACGGGTCCCCCGGCCCTCCTACAAACTGCACGCGTGTGCTCTGGCACGAAGGGGCACGGAGGCTCGAGCAGCTCGGCTGGGATCCCGGGGCTCTGCACGGTGCAAATCCCGGCTTAGCGATGCTCCGGAGAGAGAagaagggctgggaggaggcgGTGATGCAGGGAGCGAGATGGTTTCTTTGCCCAGAACCAAAATGTTGTGTTTCCAGCAgctttttggggtgtttttgaagctacattttaaacaaaaggctTTGGCTTTGCGAAATAGATGtgggatgttttttttccccccccccatggGCTGAAAAAATtccaggaatttaaaaaatatttggacgTAGCATATTACTTCTGTGGCTGTTCGAGGAGCTGAAGAACCCCACTGATGTTTACCCCTAGACCTGCCTGTTTTCCCTGTGTGTTCTCTCTCCTACCTGGTCCTGAAAAGCCCACCCTGCCCTGGTCTGCAGTGGATGCTCGTACCTGTGGAAGGGTAGGAAAAGCAGGAGCTACTGCTGGGGGGATGCAAGGGTCAGGCTGGGATGTGTCAGAGATTGCAGCAGATGTGAGGCCTCTGCTAAACTAGTCCAAGCTCTGGCTTTTTTTGGACATTTTCTAATCTTGGGGCAAAGACCTCAGAGAGGTCCCAGATGTTCCCACCTCTCACCCCTGGAGGGTTTCCCAGTGCCTGGTCAAGCCTTTTCCATCCCTCCCTGCAAGGGAAATCCCATTTTTACCAGCATTATGTCAAATAACTGATGTAAGTTGTATAAtgacattgtttttctttgccttgtAGTCGGAGGACATCGTCAGGATGGCGAACTTCAAGGGTCACGCGCTTCCAGGCAGCTTCTTCCTGCTCTTTGGGCTCTGGTGGTCTGTGAAATACCCGCTGCAGTATCTCAGCCAGAAAGTAAATAGGAAATCccacaggatttattttttccagcgCGTGGATGCCATCGAAGGGGGAATCAAAATCATCTTTGCTTTAATAGGTAAGGGTTATATTTTACTGGCTATGCTGGTAGTGATGACTGCACTGGAGCCCTTACTCCAGAGAAACCAGTCCAGACATGGAAGGATGCATCCTTGATGTTCATCTTGTCTTGATCTCTTAAGAGTTTGAAGCGAAAAGACTTATACCCCTTCCCAAAGTTAATCATTAATACAGGCAGGTCTGATTTTTATATCCAGTCCTTTCTCCCTAACGCAAAACCATCAGCTCTTGCTTCAGAAACCCCTCGCAGCAATGAGTAGCGTCAACCACCATTGCAAATAAACCATCAGAAACGACGTGCTCTTGCGTGTCCGTGCAGGGATGCTGGCAGAGCAGTTCGTCCCGGACGGTCCACACTTGTACCTCTACAGTGGGGAGAACCACGACTGGGTGAAGCTGATGAACTGGCAGCACACCACCATGTACCTCTTCTACGGCCTCTCCGGGGTGGTGGATGTCTTCACCTACGTCTCCGAAGTGGTGCCGCGGGGTCTGGACCGCCTCATGCTGTCCGTGGCTGTGTTCGTTGAAGGTCGGTAGAAAGTAGTGGTTAATTTGGGGAGGGATGTTGGAGGGTGAGTCAGAGATATTGCTCTGAATGCCCCTGAAGATAGGACACTTGTAGGTGATCTATTATCGAAGGGCGGTCTGTAGGAAGATGGGAAATACAGGCATCAGTAGGTCCTGGCTTTGCCTGGTTTGGGATTTCTGGGGTGATGGCGGCAGCAGGCTGAGTTTCCTCGTTATGATAAATGGCTGGTGGATGCTGCATTTATCTTACATCTACAGAGCTGTTTGCGTGCCTCGTGCTCCCCCCCGAGAGCCATTAATTACGCTGCAAGCATCATCATCCTCATCTGCTTGCTTTGCACGTGGCAAATTCAAGTGACTTATTCCGGCTTCAGCACATCATGAATATCATTTTGTCTTCAGGCTGTCTTGCAAGTCGTGAGCCAGGATTACAGACCCCTCTTGGGTCACTCAGGGAAAAGACACTAGGAAATTAAGGTCTTGCTTGTATAGAAAACCCCTTGATGAAGGCACATCTCCTGTTACTTTCCTTTCCCCAATCCCAGTGATTtttgaggcagcagcaggggcagTTTGGCACGTAAGAAAAGGAGCTCCCAAGAAAATGGGGAGGTTTAGCAATGGAAAAATAGGACACAGATGGAACCTGGCTATGAGGGGAGGGTGATATGAAGAGGTGACAGCACCAGCACGGGACAAAAATCACCCTTCTGTTGTCCTTTGGTCCCCATCTTGCTCAGGTCCTCCTGCCCCATGGTTGGCCATATCACCCCTCCAGGGAGGTGGGATGCCAGGAGACCTGGAGAGATGGTGCTATGTGGAGTCCCTTGTTTTCACGGTGATCTGTCTCAATTCACTAACCAGGCAGGTGATTGACTCTGCCAGGGCTCTGTGGTCACGGTTGGTATGACCAACCCTCTACTCTGCTCCTGTGAgaacccacctggagtactgtgtccagctctggggcccccagcataagaaggacatggagctgttggagcgagtccagaggaggccatgaagatgataagggggctggagcacctctgctatgaagacaggctgagagagttgaggctgttcagcctggagaacagaaggctctggggagaccttctagcaccttccagtgcccgaagggggcctacaggaaagcgggagagggactttttacaagggcatgtagtgataggatgaggaggaacggttttaaactgaaagaggggagattgagattagatattaggaagaaattcttttgtgtgagggtggtgagaccctggcccaggttgcccagagaagctgtggctgccccctccctggcagtgttcaaggtcacgttggatgaagctttgagcaacctggtctggtggaaggtgtccctgcctgtggcaggggggttggaactagatggtctttaaggtcccttccaacccaaaccattctgtgattccatggtATTGCTAACGCTACTCTAAGCGTGGTACGTATTTTGACAGGTTGTCTCTTTTATTACCACGTCCTTCACCGGCCCATGCTGGATCAGCATATCCACTCCCTGCTGCTCATCGCCATCTTTTCAGGAGCCTGCAGCGTCATGCTGGAGGTCTTCCTCCGCGACAACATTGTCCTGGAGATGTTCAGAGCCGGTGTCACCATCGTCCAGGGAACGTGGTTCTGGCAGGTCAGTTCTGCCTTCTCTTGTGGAGCAGAGCACCGAGGTAGGagagcaaggggaaaaagaggacaaaaagcCGTACATCACGTATCAATCGCATGTCTCTGAAGGATAATTTTGCTGGGCTCTCTTCATAAATAGATCATAACCCAGAATGAAAATTTACTTATCACAGGTCATCTCTGAtggctgctcctgctgaaaTAGCTGTTTGTCTTGGCTTACTGCTTCTCTGGGGGGAACAGAAAAAGCGAGTGCTCACAGTGAGCGAGAAACATTGTACAGTATCTAACAACCAAGTACTAATTGCTTAATGTGTCTAATGCACCCTCCAGCACTCCCTCTGGTTTAGTGGAAAGATGCAAACCCCACCAAGCAATAAAATGGCTGAGTAAAAATGGAGCCATCTGATTGCTTTGGTGGGAGTTGGAGAAGCAAAGGAATCAGTTGGAGAGAACCACTCCCAAAAGTGGGCTGCCGAGCAGAAATGTGAGttcccctcctctttctcagccccagggctgctgcactAACTAAAGGAGTCTTCAATGCAGAGGGACAAATGTGTCTGGATATTGTACAGAGAGACCTCAGGTGTAGACTTGCTTTGTGTGGCCTCTCATTGCAAGGCTGGACTTCAAGGAGGGCAGCATGGTCTCAGTAAAAACTGCTGTCCTGGTCAGGGCTCAAGTCCCTCGGTCACCACATGGTTCATGGTGATAACTGAGATGGACAGGGGGGTGCTGGAGGGCTTCAGTatgggttggaactagatgatcttcaaggtcccttccaactcaaaccattctttgattctatgatttttttcccccaaggtAATACGTTGTTTGTTCCACCCAGGTCGGTGTCGTGCTGTTCCAACCATGGGGAGGTCCCATGTGGGATGAGAAGGACCACAGCAACATCATGTTCCTCACCATGTGCTTCTTCTGGCACTGGGCAGCCGCGGTGGCCATCCTGGCTATAAACTACACTCTCGTTTACTGGTAcggctggggcaggagctgggtggGCAGACAGGGATGGGGGTGGCCGGAGTGAGATGCAGATGTGCTCCAGCTGATCCTGGAGTACAAAGTCACAGCTGAATAAGCAGCCCCTGACTGCTGCAAGTTTTAGGGCACGGCGACAAGCGTGCGCGTTATTTGTCGAGTGCACAGAATGCAAAACAGTGTCAGGGTGTTAATCGTGGAGAAGTCAAATAACTGAGCCCCTGAAGCTGCTCCTGGAACTcacaccacttttttttttcctgtgcaccGAGTGCTGGAAGTCAAACGTTTAATTTGATAGACAAATCAAAGCATTACCAGGACAGCCTGACACTTTGTCCCCTCCCTTGCAAGGATTTCGAGGCGGTTGGTGGTCACTGGGTTATTAGAGGTACAACGGCACTGTCTGATGGCTGAAACATCGCCATGGTTTGTCCaaagggatgggaaggggatGGCACCCCACTTTCAGGGACGCTCCTACAGCCTACAAGCCTCTAAGGGGTGCTGAGACATGGGCTACAGAAGGGATAGTCCAGTCTATGCAAGCAAATAGACtttatacagaataaaaatacccCAAACCTCAGCATTTTAGGACCTCTGTGATGGTTTCTCCCCCTGTGTGTATTCATTACAAGTGCGCTTTGCTCCCCTGAGCGTTCGGGTGAGTGGCATtagtttgggggttttgctAAGGGCGATTTATTGCTCGTGTGTTACAGCTGCATCCAGAGGTGCAGGAGAGGCCGCGGAGAGCCCTACATCGGGCTCGGCGTCCGGCAGCAGAAGAGCAACACGAGCTCCCAAGCCACCTTCTTAAATGGATCTGATGAAGAGTGAAGAGGGTGCGATCTCCTTCTCCAAATATGCGAAGAATCtgttttctagaagaaaaaaaagaatctaatgaaatatttacatttttggaTGGGCAAAGAGAGATGCCACCGTTCTTCTGCTGGGAAGCACGTTGAGCACACGGGTGGTAGCTGCCCTCCGTCCATAGCCGAATATCACCAtctctgaaatactgtttgcagtgatttttagCAACAAAATTAAGTGCAGAAATTCAACACAACAAAATCGCTTCGTCCTATGGGTTCCCATGTGTGTTCCCAGAGTGATGGACAGCATCTTTTGGCCAGCCGACTTTTCCAAGCACTGGGAGGCTTTGACCTGGGGATTGAAGTCAGGGAAACCTCCAGGCTTGAGGTCATCTACCCCTGGACCAAGGCGTCATCACAAGGAGGAAGAGTAAGAGTGCTGGATGCGAGATTATGTCAAATTTGTAATGTCATGGCTTGATTGTACACAATACAAATTTTATTACCGAAGCTTTGAACTGAAGAGGGGTTTTGTTAATAGTTCTCATGTTCACATAAAGTGTGAATAAATGTGAAATCATATCACTGAGCTGATATCCTGAAATTTAAGCCTGATAAATTTTAGTGTGTGTAATAATGTCTTAGACAAATCCATCCCTCAGACCTGTAAAGCCTGAAGGGCTGTAAGATACATGGCTAAACAGCGGGGATTCACAAAACAGCCcagttttctgtggaaaataaacCCCTCAGCTTGGAAAGTGAGATGAGGCAGGCTCATGTTTTGTTTGTAGCCTGCCTTTGCCAGctattttcttgcaaaaagtGACTGGAAATGTCACCTCCTAGATAGGAGGAAAATGTGTCAGTAGTGAGtatgaggattaaaaaaaaaataataaaaaaaatatataaaataaacaacagCACAAGCTGAATTGCAGCTGTCCCTGTCTCAAACCCTGGGGCTGGAAGGATGCTCTGCACTGGAGCCTTCTCGCTGCTGTGTAATGGGGGAGGATGGATGACGATGGATTGTTGTGCTCACGTTCAGgactgaacagaaaagcaggTCCAAGCGTTGGCGACTGCGTGCTCACACCCTGGGAAGGCAAAGCTCGTCCTTTAACACCCCTTCCCCTTGTGCAAAGAGCCTGTTGCAGGCTAAGGGGGCCACAGCCTGGGTTTTATTGCTTATTAACAGTGCTGTAAAGACTAACTTAAGTGCCAGCTTTCCTATATTTCCACCAGTGAGGCGGTTTATTTGCAGGGCTGGATGTCGGGAGGTGCAAACAGGCTCAGCGTGACGAGAATTAAGCAGCGGAGCGACGCACCTCTGTAAATCCGCCTGATAAACGCCGTGTGGTTAAATCCCACGAGTTGTAACTGCTGAACACGACGAGCGTtttgcagatgcttttttttcctgccaagtAGAATAGTTTTCCTAAACCGCACGAATTCCTCTTGCCACTACAAAAAGATGCAACCCAGGGAAGAAGCATTTTGCAGGCTGGCAGAGAAAACCCTGTTTGCAAGGGGACAAACCgagcactgcagggcagaaaTCAGGTTAATCCAACAGCAA
This window contains:
- the LOC137673523 gene encoding transmembrane protein 45B-like; translated protein: MPSGREAGSSRGWQGGGRCRRQGRSTAHLGAGTAAGSPGQSEDIVRMANFKGHALPGSFFLLFGLWWSVKYPLQYLSQKVNRKSHRIYFFQRVDAIEGGIKIIFALIGMLAEQFVPDGPHLYLYSGENHDWVKLMNWQHTTMYLFYGLSGVVDVFTYVSEVVPRGLDRLMLSVAVFVEGCLFYYHVLHRPMLDQHIHSLLLIAIFSGACSVMLEVFLRDNIVLEMFRAGVTIVQGTWFWQVGVVLFQPWGGPMWDEKDHSNIMFLTMCFFWHWAAAVAILAINYTLVYCCIQRCRRGRGEPYIGLGVRQQKSNTSSQATFLNGSDEE